One window from the genome of Oryza glaberrima chromosome 3, OglaRS2, whole genome shotgun sequence encodes:
- the LOC127766162 gene encoding uncharacterized protein LOC127766162 codes for MGDVTTKEKNVIVTAYEEVPPAPRRRRPGSGRAGATSSSSTTTAEVTTWRQAKAAPAAYQAGVAAGARYRGSNRRALLLAYAQHLRRRDQRGASGERPRVLLEWGKWKTQGHPGAGAGGDAVRRRRSLYCRFRLWTRAFLRRVRRIGENALCKNKEISQPANVG; via the exons ATGGGTGATGTCACCACCAAGGAGAAGAATGTGATCGTGACGGCATACGAGGAGgtgccgcccgcgccgcggcgccgtcgtccgGGGAGCGGCCGCGCTggcgcgacgtcgtcgtcgtcgacgacgacagcgGAGGTGACCACTTGGCGGCAGGccaaggcggcgccggcggcgtatcaggccggcgtggcggcgggcgcCCGGTACAGAGGCAGCAACCGGCGGGCGCTGCTGCTCGCGTACGCGCAGCATCTTCGGCGGCGTGATCAGCGCGGAGCTAGCGGCGAGCGGCCGCGGGTGCTGCTGGAGTGGGGCAAATGGAAGACGCAAGGTCAtcccggtgccggcgccggcggcgacgcg gtgaggaggaggagaagcttaTACTGCAGATTCCGGCTGTGGACCAGGGCGTTTCTCCGGCGAGTTCGGAGAATCGGGGAGAATGCGTTGT